The following are encoded together in the Pedobacter sp. D749 genome:
- a CDS encoding L-ribulose-5-phosphate 4-epimerase, with product MSNYQDIKEQAYQANMQLPKLGLVLFTFGNVSAADRAKGVFAIKPSGVPYEDLSPEKMVIVDFDGNTVEGNLRPSSDTKTHAVLYKHWAEIGGIVHTHSTYGTAWAQAQRAIPIFGTTHADHLTVDIPCAPPMADEMIKGNYEYETGFQIMNHFESLGLSYKEVEMILVGNHAPFTWGKTAEKAVYNSAVLETVAQMALLTEQINPQAPKLKDSLIEKHYERKHGAGAYYGQS from the coding sequence ATGAGCAACTATCAGGATATAAAAGAACAGGCCTACCAGGCCAATATGCAGTTGCCTAAATTGGGACTGGTACTTTTTACCTTTGGTAATGTAAGTGCTGCCGACCGAGCAAAAGGCGTATTTGCGATTAAACCAAGCGGTGTGCCTTACGAAGATTTGTCACCAGAAAAAATGGTCATTGTAGATTTTGACGGGAACACAGTTGAAGGAAATTTACGTCCCTCATCAGATACCAAAACCCATGCGGTTTTATATAAACACTGGGCAGAAATTGGGGGGATTGTACATACACATTCTACCTATGGTACGGCCTGGGCACAGGCACAAAGGGCAATTCCAATTTTCGGAACCACACATGCCGACCATTTAACTGTTGATATTCCATGTGCGCCGCCGATGGCTGATGAAATGATTAAAGGAAACTACGAGTACGAAACGGGTTTCCAGATTATGAACCATTTTGAAAGTTTAGGCCTGAGTTATAAAGAAGTCGAAATGATTTTAGTAGGTAACCACGCTCCTTTTACCTGGGGCAAAACGGCCGAAAAAGCAGTTTATAACAGCGCTGTTTTGGAAACTGTAGCACAAATGGCTTTGTTAACCGAGCAGATTAATCCGCAGGCCCCGAAGCTGAAAGATTCGCTGATTGAAAAACATTATGAGCGGAAGCATGGTGCCGGGGCTTATTATGGACAGAGCTAG
- a CDS encoding ribulokinase, protein MSNANYVIGVDYGSDSVRSVLVDTANGKEIASSVFLYPRWQKGLYCKPAVNQFRQHPLDYIEGLTHTIKDCLAKAGGAEIAKLVKGISVDTTGSSPVAVDATGTPLALTKDFEENPNAMFVLWKDHTSVKEAAEINEHATKFSTNYLKYVGGIYSSEWFWAKLLYILRVDSSVKKAAASWVEHCDWIPFLLCGGNDITEMKRSRCAAGHKALWAEEFNGLPPEDFFSSLDPLLAGFRDKLFTDTYTSDIAAGTLSEEWATKLGLSTDVVVGVGAFDAHMGAVGGQIEPYYLSKVMGTSTCDILVAPNQDLDGKLINGICGQVNGSVIPGMAGLEAGQSAFGDVYAWFKNLISWPLNHLLTESALIDEATAIALKEELEAKIIANLSKQAEALEDTDYAELAIDWLNGRRTPDANQELKGAITGLGLGTDAPRFFRALAAATCFGAKAIVDRFKEQGVPVKGIIGIGGVAKKSAYIMQMMADVLEMPIRIHRFEHTCALGAAMFAAVSAGVYPNIEAAMAAMGTGFEKEYKPNIKKQKLYRQHYQQYLGLGRYLEKYNKKDVKPYLS, encoded by the coding sequence ATGAGCAACGCAAACTATGTAATTGGAGTAGATTACGGGTCAGATTCTGTCCGGTCTGTTCTAGTCGATACCGCAAACGGAAAAGAAATCGCATCATCAGTTTTTCTTTATCCCCGATGGCAGAAAGGTTTATATTGTAAACCCGCTGTTAATCAGTTCCGCCAGCACCCATTAGACTATATTGAAGGTTTAACCCACACCATAAAAGATTGCCTTGCAAAAGCCGGCGGTGCAGAAATTGCAAAGCTGGTAAAAGGTATTTCGGTTGATACAACCGGATCAAGCCCGGTTGCTGTTGATGCAACAGGTACTCCCCTTGCTTTAACCAAAGATTTTGAGGAGAATCCAAATGCTATGTTTGTGCTTTGGAAAGACCATACATCAGTTAAAGAAGCTGCCGAGATTAATGAGCATGCTACCAAATTCAGTACGAATTACCTTAAATATGTAGGTGGCATTTATTCTTCAGAATGGTTCTGGGCTAAATTGTTATATATCTTAAGGGTTGATTCAAGTGTTAAAAAAGCTGCAGCATCCTGGGTAGAACACTGCGATTGGATTCCGTTTTTACTTTGTGGTGGAAATGATATCACAGAAATGAAACGCAGCCGTTGTGCTGCCGGGCATAAAGCACTTTGGGCAGAAGAATTTAACGGTTTACCTCCGGAAGATTTCTTTAGTAGTCTTGATCCGCTTTTAGCCGGCTTTAGAGATAAATTATTCACCGATACCTATACTTCTGATATTGCTGCAGGAACATTGAGCGAAGAATGGGCAACTAAACTGGGCTTAAGTACAGATGTAGTTGTTGGTGTTGGCGCATTTGATGCGCACATGGGCGCGGTAGGCGGACAGATTGAGCCTTACTACCTGAGCAAAGTAATGGGTACAAGTACCTGCGATATCCTCGTTGCACCTAACCAGGATTTAGATGGCAAATTGATTAACGGCATCTGCGGCCAGGTTAATGGCTCGGTAATTCCGGGGATGGCAGGTTTAGAGGCGGGGCAATCTGCTTTTGGCGATGTTTATGCCTGGTTTAAGAACTTAATCAGCTGGCCGCTGAATCATTTATTGACTGAATCGGCACTAATAGATGAAGCTACAGCAATTGCTTTAAAAGAAGAACTCGAGGCTAAAATTATTGCCAATTTAAGTAAACAAGCTGAAGCTTTGGAAGACACTGATTATGCAGAACTCGCGATTGACTGGTTAAACGGCCGTAGAACACCGGATGCAAACCAGGAACTTAAAGGTGCCATAACCGGTTTAGGTTTAGGAACTGATGCACCACGCTTTTTCCGTGCTTTAGCTGCCGCCACCTGTTTTGGTGCCAAGGCTATTGTAGATCGCTTTAAAGAACAAGGTGTACCTGTAAAAGGGATTATCGGTATTGGCGGGGTAGCAAAAAAATCTGCCTATATCATGCAAATGATGGCAGATGTATTAGAAATGCCGATTAGAATTCACCGTTTCGAACACACCTGTGCATTAGGTGCGGCAATGTTCGCTGCAGTTTCAGCAGGCGTTTATCCGAATATTGAAGCAGCTATGGCAGCTATGGGAACAGGTTTTGAAAAAGAATATAAACCAAATATTAAAAAGCAAAAACTTTACCGCCAGCATTATCAACAATATTTGGGCCTGGGCAGATACCTGGAGAAATACAATAAAAAAGATGTAAAACCTTATTTATCATGA
- a CDS encoding alpha/beta hydrolase, which yields MKLQKHTHKIFFIALLIFCQLMAFGQTKKQKPTSNTKPFVLGLIDEIQSRELAEKRILNIYLPEGYNQSDSTRYPVIYLLDGSADEDFIHIAGLVQFNSFEWVNQVPKSIVVGIATVDRKRDFTFPTSIERDKKNYPTTGHSDQFISFIEKELEPYIQSKYKTNTNKTIIGQSLGGLLASEILIKKPDLFNRYIIISPSLWWNNGSLLNLDSKISGSTFNQQTAVYIAVGKEGLTPTEIPRVMEVDANVLAEKIKGFKNNAVKVYFDYLPQENHATIMHQAVSNSFKFLYPLLKKE from the coding sequence ATGAAACTACAAAAGCATACCCATAAAATATTTTTCATTGCGCTATTGATTTTTTGCCAGCTAATGGCGTTTGGACAAACAAAAAAACAGAAACCGACAAGTAACACTAAACCTTTTGTGCTTGGCCTAATAGACGAAATACAATCTAGAGAACTGGCAGAGAAAAGAATCCTGAACATATACCTTCCTGAAGGTTATAATCAAAGCGACAGTACCAGATATCCGGTAATTTATTTGCTCGATGGTTCTGCTGATGAAGATTTTATTCATATTGCAGGGCTTGTACAGTTTAATAGTTTCGAATGGGTAAATCAGGTTCCTAAATCAATTGTAGTTGGTATTGCAACTGTCGATCGTAAAAGGGATTTTACTTTTCCTACATCGATTGAGCGCGATAAGAAAAACTATCCTACAACTGGCCATTCCGATCAATTTATTTCTTTTATTGAAAAAGAACTTGAGCCTTATATTCAGTCAAAATATAAAACGAATACAAACAAAACCATTATCGGTCAATCTTTAGGAGGTTTGCTGGCTTCCGAAATTTTAATCAAAAAGCCTGATCTTTTTAATCGATACATTATTATTAGTCCAAGCTTATGGTGGAACAATGGTTCGTTGCTCAATCTGGATTCGAAAATCAGTGGAAGTACCTTTAACCAGCAAACCGCGGTTTACATTGCTGTTGGTAAAGAAGGACTAACGCCTACCGAAATTCCCAGGGTAATGGAGGTGGATGCAAATGTACTGGCAGAAAAGATAAAAGGCTTTAAAAATAACGCTGTTAAAGTCTATTTCGATTATTTACCACAAGAGAATCATGCAACAATCATGCATCAGGCGGTTTCTAATTCTTTTAAGTTTTTATATCCCCTTTTGAAAAAAGAGTAA
- a CDS encoding TerD family protein produces the protein MAINLQKGQRENLSAPKFTIGLGWDTNSASSGYDFDLDASVFMLGENRKLIADEYFVFYNNLISPDGALTHTGDNLTGEGDGDDEAIHVDLTVVNPAISELCIVVTIHDALARRQNFGQVKNSFVRIVDTNGVEIMKYELEEDFSIETAVEFGRIYRRNGEWRFEAVGVGMKGGLQDYVNKYQ, from the coding sequence ATGGCCATTAATCTTCAAAAAGGACAACGCGAAAATTTAAGCGCTCCAAAATTTACCATCGGGCTGGGCTGGGATACCAACAGTGCCTCGAGCGGTTACGATTTCGATTTAGATGCCTCTGTATTTATGCTTGGCGAAAACCGGAAATTGATTGCTGATGAATATTTCGTGTTTTATAATAATTTAATTTCTCCGGATGGCGCCCTTACCCATACAGGCGATAATTTAACAGGAGAGGGAGATGGTGACGATGAAGCGATCCATGTTGACCTAACGGTTGTGAACCCTGCGATCAGCGAATTGTGCATTGTGGTAACTATTCATGATGCTTTGGCACGCAGGCAAAACTTCGGGCAGGTTAAAAACTCTTTTGTACGCATTGTAGACACCAATGGGGTAGAAATTATGAAATATGAACTGGAAGAAGATTTCTCTATCGAAACTGCTGTAGAGTTCGGTCGTATTTACCGTCGCAATGGAGAATGGCGTTTCGAAGCCGTAGGTGTAGGAATGAAGGGCGGACTTCAGGATTATGTAAACAAGTACCAGTAA